From the genome of Hyperolius riggenbachi isolate aHypRig1 chromosome 9, aHypRig1.pri, whole genome shotgun sequence, one region includes:
- the LOC137532047 gene encoding Fc receptor-like protein 3 isoform X2: MNPPKGRKALATSGLAIIRPVVTFTPEWRHIVLGDSLTISCDLGSPAQENETFIWYRDERLMDFHQQNITIESASAVFHGGDYQCRTNTSDVSDPLKLHISLTWVLLQKPPNVYEGSPLTLRCHSAPLYNGTNTTFYKDGQVIQFSVNDSELHIDKVDRSATGIYNCTKIIRFNDPVIRSSEAYVYVRDPVRPVVSFTPNWRNILVGDSVTITCNGGTFTPEQETYYWYRDDKLIDIHQRSFTIQSAHWRNDNGYYQCRTSASGVSDPLMLQVNRGRIILQRPSIVYEGDSLTLRCLSSNEYNAANTTFYKNGQEVKFSASDNELFIARADSGSTGTYKCAQLLQLKASDPNGELEPYRRRLAESSVFVQSKPICGF; this comes from the exons CTATCATCCGACCTGTAGTGACCTTCACTCCTGAGTGGAGGCATATTGTACTCGGAGACTCGTTGACCATCTCATGCGACTTGGGCTCTCCTGCTCAAGAGAATGAGACATTTATTTGGTACAGAGATGAGCGATTGATGGACTTCCACCAGCAGAACATCACCATCGAGTCAGCTTCAGCTGTGTTTCATGGAGGAGATTATCAATGCCGAACCAACACCAGTGATGTCAGTGACCCTCTCAAGCTGCATATTAGCCTGA CATGGGTGCTTTTGCAAAAACCACCCAATGTGTATGAAGGCAGCCCCCTGACTCTGAGGTGTCACAGCGCACCATTATACAACGGGACAAACACAACCTTCTACAAGGATGGCCAAGTGATACAATTCTCTGTCAATGATTCTGAGCTTCATATTGATAAAGTGGACAGAAGTGCTACAGGAATATACAACTGTACCAAAATTATACGATTCAATGACCCTGTTATCAGATCTTCTGAAGCCTATGTCTACGTGAGGG ATCCTGTTAGACCTGTGGTGAGCTTCACCCCCAACTGGAGGAACATATTAGTGGGGGACTCTGTGACTATCACATGTAATGGGGGAACCTTCACGCCAGAGCAGGAAACCTATTACTGGTACAGAGATGACAAACTCATCGATATTCATCAGCGGAGTTTCACCATCCAATCAGCTCACTGGAGAAACGACAACGGCTATTACCAGTGCCGGACCAGTGCCAGCGGCGTCAGTGATCCACTCATGCTTCAAGTCAATAGAG GTCGCATCATCCTGCAGAGGCCCAGCATTGTGTATGAAGGGGACTCCCTGACTCTGAGATGTCTGAGCAGCAATGAATATAATGCAGCAAACACAACATTCTACAAGAATGGGCAGGAAGTGAAGTTCTCGGCCAGCGATAATGAGTTGTTCATTGCCCGGGCAGATAGCGGCTCGACCGGGACCTACAAATGTGCCCAGCTCCTACAGCTCAAAGCCTCAGACCCAAATGGAGAGCTGGAACCGTACAGGAGACGCTTGGCTGAATCCAGTGTGTTTGTGCAGAGTAAGCCAATCTGTGGCTTCTAA
- the LOC137532047 gene encoding low affinity immunoglobulin gamma Fc region receptor III-B-like isoform X1, whose translation MFTLALVVLASLATSGLAIIRPVVTFTPEWRHIVLGDSLTISCDLGSPAQENETFIWYRDERLMDFHQQNITIESASAVFHGGDYQCRTNTSDVSDPLKLHISLTWVLLQKPPNVYEGSPLTLRCHSAPLYNGTNTTFYKDGQVIQFSVNDSELHIDKVDRSATGIYNCTKIIRFNDPVIRSSEAYVYVRDPVRPVVSFTPNWRNILVGDSVTITCNGGTFTPEQETYYWYRDDKLIDIHQRSFTIQSAHWRNDNGYYQCRTSASGVSDPLMLQVNRGRIILQRPSIVYEGDSLTLRCLSSNEYNAANTTFYKNGQEVKFSASDNELFIARADSGSTGTYKCAQLLQLKASDPNGELEPYRRRLAESSVFVQSKPICGF comes from the exons CTATCATCCGACCTGTAGTGACCTTCACTCCTGAGTGGAGGCATATTGTACTCGGAGACTCGTTGACCATCTCATGCGACTTGGGCTCTCCTGCTCAAGAGAATGAGACATTTATTTGGTACAGAGATGAGCGATTGATGGACTTCCACCAGCAGAACATCACCATCGAGTCAGCTTCAGCTGTGTTTCATGGAGGAGATTATCAATGCCGAACCAACACCAGTGATGTCAGTGACCCTCTCAAGCTGCATATTAGCCTGA CATGGGTGCTTTTGCAAAAACCACCCAATGTGTATGAAGGCAGCCCCCTGACTCTGAGGTGTCACAGCGCACCATTATACAACGGGACAAACACAACCTTCTACAAGGATGGCCAAGTGATACAATTCTCTGTCAATGATTCTGAGCTTCATATTGATAAAGTGGACAGAAGTGCTACAGGAATATACAACTGTACCAAAATTATACGATTCAATGACCCTGTTATCAGATCTTCTGAAGCCTATGTCTACGTGAGGG ATCCTGTTAGACCTGTGGTGAGCTTCACCCCCAACTGGAGGAACATATTAGTGGGGGACTCTGTGACTATCACATGTAATGGGGGAACCTTCACGCCAGAGCAGGAAACCTATTACTGGTACAGAGATGACAAACTCATCGATATTCATCAGCGGAGTTTCACCATCCAATCAGCTCACTGGAGAAACGACAACGGCTATTACCAGTGCCGGACCAGTGCCAGCGGCGTCAGTGATCCACTCATGCTTCAAGTCAATAGAG GTCGCATCATCCTGCAGAGGCCCAGCATTGTGTATGAAGGGGACTCCCTGACTCTGAGATGTCTGAGCAGCAATGAATATAATGCAGCAAACACAACATTCTACAAGAATGGGCAGGAAGTGAAGTTCTCGGCCAGCGATAATGAGTTGTTCATTGCCCGGGCAGATAGCGGCTCGACCGGGACCTACAAATGTGCCCAGCTCCTACAGCTCAAAGCCTCAGACCCAAATGGAGAGCTGGAACCGTACAGGAGACGCTTGGCTGAATCCAGTGTGTTTGTGCAGAGTAAGCCAATCTGTGGCTTCTAA